A part of Sander vitreus isolate 19-12246 chromosome 8, sanVit1, whole genome shotgun sequence genomic DNA contains:
- the LOC144522150 gene encoding ras-related protein Rab-8B: MAKTYDYLFKLLLIGDSGVGKTCLLFRFSEDSFNTTFISTIGIDFKIRTIELDGKRVKLQIWDTAGQERFRTITTAYYRGAMGIMLVYDICNEKSFENIKNWIRNIEEHASSDVEKMILGNKCDMADRRQVSKDRGEKLAIDYGVKFLETSAKSSLNVEEAFYNMGRDILHNLSSKTTDNNAGGSGKPVKITEKKSKRIKFFKCSLL; encoded by the exons ATGGCGAAAACGTACGATTATCTCTTTAAACTGTTGCTCATCGGAGACAGCGGAGTCGGCAAGACATGTCTGCTGTTCAGATTCAGCGAGGACTCCTTCAATACCACCTTCATATCTACAATAG GAATAGATTTCAAAATCAGAACAATCGAGCTGGATGGAAAGAGAGtcaaacttcaaatttg GGATACTGCAGGGCAGGAGAGGTTTCGCACCATCACTACAGCTTACTACAGAGGAGCAATG GGCATTATGTTGGTCTATGACATCTGCAATGAGAAGTCctttgaaaacataaaaaactggATTAGAAATATTGAAGAG CATGCCTCGTCTGATGTAGAGAAGATGATCCTGGGTAACAAATGTGACATGGCTGACAGGAGACAAGTGTCCAAAGACAGAGGTGAAAAA CTGGCTATTGATTATGGAGTTAAGTTCTTGGAAACCAGTGCAAAGTCTAGCCTAAATGTAGAAGAG GCTTTTTATAACATGGGAAGGGACATATTACACAATCTGAGCTCAAAGACA ACTGACAACAATGCCGGAGGATCAGGCAAACCAGTCAAGATCACTGAGAAAAAGTCGAAAAGGATAAAATTCTTCAAGTGTTCGCTCCTCTAG
- the rps27l gene encoding 40S ribosomal protein S27-like, translating into MPLARDLLHPTIEHERRQHKKKRLVQSPNSYFMDVKCPGCYKITTVFSHAQTVVLCVGCSTVLCQSKGGKARLTEGCSFRRKQH; encoded by the exons ATGCCT CTGGCCAGAGACCTCCTCCACCCTACTATTGAACATGAGAGAAGAcagcataaaaagaaaagacttgttCAGAGTCCTAACTCCTACTTTATGGACGTAAAGTGCCCAG GCTGCTACAAGATCACCACAGTGTTCAGCCATGCCCAGACTGTGGTACTCTGTGTGGGATGCTCAACTGTGTTGTGCCAGTCAAAAGGGGGAAAGGCCAGACTGACAGAGG gttGCTCTTTCCGGAGGAAGCAGCACTAA
- the dnaja gene encoding dnaJ homolog subfamily A member 4, with protein sequence MVHETGFYDLLGVSPKASQEELKKAYRKLALKYHPDKNPNEGEKFKLISQAYEVLSNPEKRDLYDQGGEQAIKEGGMSGGTSPMDMFNMFFGGGGRMQRERRGKNVIHQLSVTLEEMYKGSTRKLGLQKSVICEKCEGYGGKKGALEKCSTCKGRGVQVKVQQIGPGMIQQIQSMCADCQGQGEKFNAKDRCKNCNGRKVERKKKILEVHIDKGMRDGQKITFNGEGDQEPGLEPGDVIIVLDQKEHPVFQRKDDDLTMKMNIKLAEALCGFKKTIQTLDDRMLIISSQPGQVIKHSDIRCVQNEGMPIYRDPYEKGQLIISFQVEFPEKHWLPEHLMFQLERLLPPREDVMITDDMEEVQLCEVDVQTQQRSTSREAYEEDEEGPRSGVQCQTQ encoded by the exons ATGGTTCACGAAACCGGCTTCTACGATCTGTTGGGTGTCAGCCCCAAAGCCTCACAAGAGGAACTCAAAAAAGCTTACAGAAAACTCGCATTGAAATATCACCCCGACAAAAACCCGAATGAAGGAGAGAAG TTCAAGCTTATATCTCAAGCATATGAGGTGCTGTCAAACCCAGAGAAGAGAGACTTGTATGACCAAGGAGGAGAACAAGCAATCAAAGAGGGAGGCATGAGTGGAGGAACTTCCCCAATGGACATGTTCAACATGTTctttggaggtggaggaaggatgcagagagagagaagag GGAAGAATGTCATCCACCAGCTTAGTGTTACATTGGAGGAGATGTACAAAGGCAGCACCAGGAAGCTTGGACTTCAAAAGAGTGtaatttgtgaaaaatgtgaag GCTATGGTGGTAAGAAAGGTGCCTTGGAGAAGTGCTCAACTTGCAAAGGAAGAGGTGTACAAGTCAAGGTGCAACAGATTGGGCCAGGCATGATTCAGCAGATCCAAAGCATGTGTGCTGACTGCCAGGGACAGGGTGAGAAATTTAACGCTAAGGACCGCTGCAAGAACTGCAATGGACGCAAAGTAGAACGCAAGAAGAAAATTCTTGAAGTTCACATTGACAAAG gtaTGAGAGATGGTCAGAAAATTACATTCAATGGAGAAGGCGACCAGGAACCTGGACTGGAGCCTGGGGATGTAATCATTGTTCTGGATCAGAAGGAGCACCCAGTGTTCCAAAGAAAAGACGATGATTTGACAATGAAGATGAACATCAAACTTGCTGAGGCTCTGTGTGGTTTTAAGAAGACCATTCAAACACTAGATGACAGAATGCTCATCATCAGCTCACAGCCAG GACAAGTAATCAAGCACAGTGACATCAGATGTGTTCAAAATGAGGGCATGCCAATTTACAGGGATCCTTATGAAAAAGGACAGCTTATCATTAGTTTCCAG gtggaatttccagagaaacacTGGCTTCCAGAGCATCTCATGTTCCAGCTGGAAAGACTGCTTCCTCCCAGGGAGGATGTGATGATTACTGATGACATGGAGGAGGTGCAACTGTGTGAGGTGGATGTGCAGACACAACAGAGAAGCACCAGTAGGGAAGCTTACGAGGAAGACGAAGAGGGTCCCAGAAGCGGAGTGCAATGTCAGACGCAGTGA